A genome region from Paracoccus stylophorae includes the following:
- a CDS encoding alpha-amylase family glycosyl hydrolase encodes MVDLSQKTADWWKGGIIYQVYPRSFQDTTGRGIGDLAGIAQRLPYVASLGVDAVWISPFFTSPMKDFGYDVSDYRGIDPIFGTMEDFDWLVEHAHDLGLKVMIDLVMSHTSDQHPWFAESRSSRDNARADWYVWADPKPDGTPPTNWLSIFGGSAWQWDARREQYYLHNFLVSQPDLNFHNEDVQQELMEVAEFWLDKGVDGFRLDTVNFYFHDRQLRDNPPLPPAQRKADIAPAVNPYNHQSHRYDKSQPENLAFLERLAGLLRRYDAAVIGEIGDSERALELLEEYTGVAGRMQMSYVFDFLSGQDLPAERIVQVFDQLHAVAPNSWPCWALSNHDVARHVTRWNLTDQAAKAYATVMMCLRGSVCLYQGEELGLPEAELEYEDLRDPYGIEFWPEYKGRDGCRTPMVWDMGVNGGFSTSKPWLPVPHTHLQRTVVAQEADAQSVLHHYRWAIGLRRKHSALRLGRMTDIRADGPVLSFTRADDWQTLQIKANLSDRESGGLAPWQVQIIEG; translated from the coding sequence GTGGTTGATTTGAGTCAGAAGACGGCAGACTGGTGGAAGGGGGGAATTATCTATCAGGTGTATCCGCGCAGCTTTCAGGACACGACCGGCAGGGGCATCGGCGATCTTGCCGGCATCGCGCAGCGTCTGCCCTATGTCGCCTCACTGGGCGTCGATGCGGTCTGGATCTCGCCCTTCTTCACCTCGCCGATGAAGGATTTCGGCTATGATGTCAGCGATTATCGCGGCATCGACCCGATCTTCGGCACGATGGAGGATTTCGACTGGCTGGTCGAACACGCGCACGATCTGGGGCTGAAGGTGATGATCGACCTGGTGATGTCGCACACATCGGACCAGCATCCGTGGTTCGCCGAAAGCCGGTCCAGCCGCGACAACGCCAGGGCCGACTGGTATGTCTGGGCCGATCCCAAGCCCGACGGCACGCCGCCCACCAACTGGCTGTCGATCTTCGGCGGCAGCGCGTGGCAGTGGGATGCACGGCGCGAACAGTATTACCTGCATAATTTCCTGGTCTCGCAGCCGGACCTGAACTTTCACAACGAGGACGTTCAGCAGGAATTGATGGAGGTTGCCGAATTCTGGCTGGACAAGGGCGTGGACGGGTTCCGTCTGGACACGGTCAATTTCTATTTCCACGACCGCCAGCTGCGCGACAACCCGCCGCTGCCGCCCGCTCAGCGCAAGGCCGACATCGCCCCGGCGGTCAATCCCTACAACCATCAAAGCCACCGCTATGACAAGTCGCAGCCCGAGAACCTCGCGTTCCTGGAACGGCTGGCGGGCCTGCTGCGCCGTTACGACGCCGCCGTCATCGGCGAGATCGGCGACAGCGAACGTGCGCTGGAACTGCTTGAGGAATATACCGGCGTCGCGGGACGGATGCAGATGTCGTATGTCTTCGACTTCCTGTCGGGCCAGGATCTGCCGGCCGAACGCATCGTGCAGGTGTTCGACCAGCTGCACGCGGTGGCCCCCAACAGCTGGCCGTGCTGGGCGCTGTCGAATCACGACGTGGCGCGCCATGTGACGCGCTGGAACCTGACCGATCAGGCGGCCAAGGCCTATGCGACGGTGATGATGTGCCTGCGCGGCTCGGTCTGTCTGTATCAGGGCGAAGAGCTGGGCCTGCCCGAGGCCGAACTGGAATACGAGGATCTGCGCGACCCCTATGGCATCGAATTCTGGCCCGAATACAAGGGTCGCGACGGCTGCCGCACGCCTATGGTCTGGGACATGGGCGTGAATGGCGGCTTTTCGACCAGCAAGCCGTGGCTGCCGGTGCCGCACACCCATCTGCAACGCACCGTCGTCGCGCAAGAGGCGGACGCGCAGTCGGTCCTGCATCATTACCGGTGGGCGATCGGGCTGCGGCGCAAGCACAGCGCCCTGCGTCTGGGCCGGATGACCGATATTCGTGCCGACGGGCCGGTCCTGTCGTTCACCCGCGCCGACGACTGGCAGACCCTGCAGATAAAGGCCAATCTGTCGGACCGGGAAAGCGGCGGTCTGGCGCCGTGGCAGGTCCAGATCATCGAGGGGTGA
- a CDS encoding carbohydrate ABC transporter permease, which translates to MEGMAGRKSSLSWAVNIAAFLLVLLWTVPTLGLFVSSFRDRDQIASSGWWQSFSGTEQTGFVRTGTDEDATLTDGLYVIEGSVLEDGQTLIAWGTGARQPGQFQPGQTTQIEDGWDLTVNADGTYRLTSPTPFDMRRGERIFTTTTVPPNFTTANYRRVLTAEGLGRAFMNTLTVTIPATVIPILIAAFAAYALAWMEFPGRAILTAAVVGLLVVPLQVSLIPLLRLHNDLGIGKGYLGIWLAHTGFGLPLAVYLLRNYMVGLPREVIESARVDGATEFQIFTRIILPLSFPALASFAIFQFLWVWNDLLVATVFLGNTREQLVMTGVLRELMGSKGGEWEILATSAFISIAVPLIVFFAMQKYLVRGLLAGSVKGG; encoded by the coding sequence ATGGAGGGCATGGCCGGCCGGAAATCGTCGCTGTCATGGGCGGTGAATATCGCCGCCTTTCTGCTGGTCCTGCTGTGGACGGTGCCGACACTGGGTCTGTTCGTGTCCTCGTTCCGCGACCGCGACCAGATCGCCTCCAGCGGCTGGTGGCAGTCCTTTTCGGGGACCGAGCAGACCGGCTTCGTGCGCACCGGCACCGACGAGGACGCCACCCTGACGGACGGTCTTTACGTCATCGAGGGCAGCGTGCTGGAAGACGGGCAGACATTGATCGCCTGGGGCACGGGTGCGCGCCAGCCGGGCCAGTTCCAGCCCGGCCAGACCACGCAGATCGAGGATGGCTGGGATCTGACCGTCAACGCGGACGGCACCTATCGCCTGACATCGCCCACTCCGTTCGACATGCGGCGCGGCGAACGCATCTTTACCACCACGACGGTGCCGCCGAACTTCACCACCGCGAATTATCGCCGCGTGCTGACCGCCGAGGGGTTGGGCCGGGCCTTCATGAACACGCTGACGGTGACGATCCCGGCCACGGTGATCCCGATCCTGATCGCGGCCTTCGCGGCCTATGCCTTGGCCTGGATGGAATTTCCGGGCCGCGCGATCCTGACCGCCGCGGTCGTGGGCCTGCTGGTCGTGCCGTTGCAGGTGTCGCTGATCCCGCTGTTGCGGCTGCACAACGATCTGGGCATCGGCAAGGGCTATCTGGGCATCTGGCTGGCGCATACCGGGTTCGGCCTGCCGCTTGCGGTCTATCTGCTGCGCAACTACATGGTCGGCCTGCCGCGCGAGGTCATCGAAAGCGCGCGCGTGGATGGTGCGACCGAGTTCCAGATATTCACCCGCATCATCCTGCCGCTGTCCTTTCCGGCGCTGGCCAGTTTCGCGATCTTCCAGTTCCTGTGGGTCTGGAACGATCTGCTGGTGGCGACGGTGTTTCTGGGCAACACGCGCGAACAGCTGGTGATGACGGGCGTGCTGCGCGAACTGATGGGCTCGAAAGGCGGCGAGTGGGAAATTCTGGCGACATCGGCCTTCATCTCGATCGCGGTGCCGCTGATCGTGTTCTTTGCAATGCAGAAATATCTGGTCCGCGGCTTGCTGGCCGGATCCGTGAAAGGTGGTTGA
- a CDS encoding carbohydrate ABC transporter permease, producing the protein MELFWLATGTIAFGVFACVAWFWGSNIVLDTILPPRGPHAGDNIRRANQIRPWLFLGPALLFLGLYLVYPVIDSFWRSLHDADGSRFVGGANYAWLLGDGKFRESMRNNMLWLLVVPALSTLFGLIAAQLTDRIKWGNIGKSLIFMPMAISFVGAGVIWKFIYEYRAAGESQIGLLNWIVTKLGGAPQIWLTLIPWNNFFLMIVLVWIQTGFAMVILSAALRGIPEETIEAAILDGASPLQVFMKIKVPQIMGTIAVVWTTITIVVLKVFDIVFVMTNGQWGTQVLANLMYDWMFRGSPDYGRGSAIAIVLMILVTPIMVWNIVNARREVR; encoded by the coding sequence ATGGAACTGTTCTGGCTGGCGACCGGCACGATCGCGTTCGGCGTCTTTGCCTGCGTGGCGTGGTTCTGGGGATCGAACATCGTGCTGGACACGATCCTGCCGCCGCGCGGGCCGCATGCCGGCGACAATATCCGCAGGGCGAACCAGATCCGGCCGTGGCTGTTTCTGGGTCCGGCGCTGCTGTTTCTGGGTCTGTATCTGGTCTATCCGGTGATCGACAGCTTCTGGCGGTCGCTGCACGATGCGGATGGCAGCCGGTTCGTCGGCGGGGCGAACTATGCCTGGCTTCTGGGCGACGGCAAGTTTCGCGAATCGATGCGCAACAACATGCTGTGGTTGCTGGTGGTGCCGGCGCTGTCCACGCTGTTCGGGCTGATCGCCGCGCAGCTGACCGACCGCATCAAATGGGGCAATATCGGCAAGTCGCTGATCTTCATGCCGATGGCGATTTCCTTTGTCGGGGCGGGGGTGATCTGGAAATTCATCTATGAATACCGCGCCGCGGGCGAAAGCCAGATCGGCCTGCTGAACTGGATCGTGACGAAGCTGGGCGGCGCGCCGCAGATCTGGCTGACGCTGATCCCGTGGAACAATTTCTTCCTGATGATCGTGCTGGTCTGGATCCAGACCGGGTTCGCCATGGTGATCCTGTCCGCCGCCCTGCGCGGCATCCCCGAGGAAACCATCGAAGCGGCCATTCTGGACGGTGCCTCGCCCCTGCAGGTCTTCATGAAGATCAAGGTGCCGCAGATCATGGGCACCATCGCCGTCGTGTGGACCACCATCACCATCGTCGTGCTGAAGGTGTTCGACATCGTGTTCGTGATGACCAACGGCCAGTGGGGCACGCAGGTTCTGGCGAACCTGATGTATGACTGGATGTTCCGCGGCAGCCCCGATTACGGCCGCGGCTCGGCCATCGCCATCGTGCTGATGATCCTGGTCACGCCGATCATGGTCTGGAACATCGTCAACGCCCGCCGCGAGGTCCGCTGA